In Torulaspora globosa chromosome 1, complete sequence, a genomic segment contains:
- the BNA7 gene encoding arylformamidase (ancestral locus Anc_5.535), which yields MGTDESRYGRTETFYRPQPSSDAGKALVFIHGGAWIDEACTPTVFKQLSALLAHRSEQELAYSLFSIDYRLSPNVRHPVHVQDVVENLYRLVEDHRLTSLQLVGHSVGATLAWQTAVADESLFPSLDRLNTVRSRLQGVFMVDGIYSLAQLLDEYPNYDYFVSQAFADYTRDFEEFEQSTDRLPETLRHIHLIHSYGDELLSLRQSNYMSSVLQKARISFSSYFDDMGLHDEVPRNAKLANYLLHNVKFA from the coding sequence ATGGGAACTGACGAGTCCCGTTATGGTCGGACAGAAACGTTCTACAGGCCCCAGCCGTCCAGTGATGCTGGGAAAGCACTGGTATTCATCCATGGAGGCGCTTGGATTGACGAAGCATGCACTCCCACGGTCTTCAAGCAGCTATCTGCTCTTCTGGCACATCGTTCCGAACAAGAGTTGGCATACTCTCTCTTCAGCATTGACTACCGCCTCTCGCCAAATGTTCGCCACCCCGTTCATGTGCAAGACGTTGTGGAGAACCTTTACAGGCTGGTCGAGGACCATCGGTTGACTTCCTTGCAACTTGTGGGCCACTCAGTTGGCGCAACGCTAGCATGGCAAACTGCAGTGGCTGATGAGAGCCTTTTTCCGTCGTTGGACAGGCTGAACACTGTCAGATCGAGACTACAGGGTGTTTTTATGGTAGATGGAATCTACTCACTGGCACAGCTTCTAGATGAGTACCCAAACTACGATTACTTCGTCTCCCAAGCTTTCGCGGACTATACTAGAGACTTCGAAGAGTTTGAGCAATCAACTGATAGGTTGCCTGAGACCTTGAGACATATACATCTCATCCACTCGTATGGCGATGAATTACTATCGCTTCGGCAATCCAATTACATGTCGTCCGTGTTGCAGAAGGCTAGAATATCGTTCAGCAGCTACTTTGACGACATGGGACTGCATGACGAAGTGCCTAGGAATGCAAAATTGGCCAACTATCTATTACATAACGTTAAATTCGCTTGA
- the RPN9 gene encoding proteasome regulatory particle lid subunit RPN9 (ancestral locus Anc_5.534): MPTSHEIDTVLTTLQMEADPELAPLFLEFEELYEQKLWHQLTERLTVFFDDSRSIPLRLRVYCNFVSKFHDKINQLSVVEFLLQSLKTHEDHDESLKFLTELEQSFKDIDAKKQRNDGLKDHENGCLLIEIEIARIYLSKNELVKSRDLLDELEKLLDQRDAMPLKVTNAFYLANAEYYRLKQDFNSFYYTSLLYLSTIPQQEKQPEEDADKYKELAYNLSIAALLGDKIYNFGELLRHPIMKSIINDSAYKWLFDLLNALTVGDFDQFDSLIGVQIPKVPILSEHESFLRQKICLMTLVESVFAKNIRTLSFDDIAEATHLPKSNIEHLVMRAISLNLIKGSIDQVNELVSVTWVQPRIINAEQIARMKDKLVEWSEEVSALGEKIDANGRAIWV, from the coding sequence ATGCCTACATCACATGAAATTGACACTGTTCTCACCACCCTGCAAATGGAAGCGGATCCGGAGCTCGCTCCGCTGTTTTTAGAGTTCGAAGAACTATACGAACAGAAGCTATGGCATCAGCTGACAGAGCGGTTGACGGTGTTCTTTGACGATTCGAGGTCGATTCCATTGAGACTAAGAGTTTATTGTAACTTTGTCTCGAAATTCCAtgacaagatcaatcaaTTGAGTGTCGTAGAGTTCTTACTGCAATCGCTCAAGACTCATGAAGATCATGATGAATCTCTGAAGTTTTTAACGGAATTAGAACAGTCATTTAAGGATATTGATGcaaagaagcagagaaatGATGGCCTGAAAGATCACGAAAACGGATGTCTATTGATAGAGATTGAGATTGCAAGGATATATCTCTCCAAGAATGAATTGGTTAAGAGCAGAGATCTGCTAGACGAACTGGAGAAACTTCTGGATCAAAGGGATGCAATGCCATTGAAAGTAACAAACGCATTCTATTTAGCGAACGCCGAATACTACAGATTGAAGCAGGATTTCAACTCTTTCTACTACACGAGTCTTTTGTACCTTTCCACCATCCCACAGCAAGAGAAGCAGCCAGAGGAGGACGCAGATAAGTACAAGGAATTAGCTTACAATCTAAGCATTGCAGCTCTTTTGGGAGACAAGATTTACAACTTTGgagagcttcttcgtcatcccATAATGAAAAGCATCATCAACGATTCGGCATACAAGTGGTTATTTGATCTGTTGAACGCTCTGACCGTAGGAGATTTCGACCAATTTGACAGCCTAATTGGCGTGCAGATACCAAAAGTCCCCATACTGAGCGAGCATGAATCGTTCCTGAGACAGAAGATCTGTCTGATGACCCTAGTCGAAAGTGTGTTTGCGAAGAACATCAGAACCCTCTCATTCGACGACATTGCCGAAGCAACACATTTGCCGAAGAGCAACATCGAACATTTGGTCATGAGAGCTATCAGTCTGAATTTGATCAAGGGCTCCATCGATCAAGTCAATGAACTTGTCTCTGTGACCTGGGTGCAGCCAAGAATCATCAACGCCGAGCAAATCGCCAGGATGAAAGACAAGTTGGTCGAATGGAGtgaagaagtttctgcaTTGGGTGAGAAAATCGATGCCAATGGTAGAGCCATTTGGGTCTAA